From Carassius gibelio isolate Cgi1373 ecotype wild population from Czech Republic chromosome B23, carGib1.2-hapl.c, whole genome shotgun sequence, the proteins below share one genomic window:
- the tulp1a gene encoding tubby-related protein 1 isoform X1 — protein MSSEKKTKKKKPEADSGKANGAEAKPKKSKAKKSEELSVEEDRTPSKTESKAVKKKKNEKDKEEATEKNIKKKLKSTPKKKKDSDDEDDEDDEEETSQKKTKKKTTKESSPAGTKEKKSKAKESKGESESKGKTAKSKKEPASMFQINGDKPDFIAKKKASAPVTKSDSDESEPETKPSKSKKKSTANSTSMFQAGGDKDKKKDKSNKDKEKNNKKKKAAKSEESDDEETEVPRKKKGKGRKSKKEEERPPSPEIEFDDLEEFVLQPAPQGTTVKCKVTRDKRGMDRGFYPTYYLHLDNDKKVFLLAGRKRKKSATSNYLISIDATDLSRGGENFIGKLRSNLMGTKFTVFDNGLNPDRALRDMSNARQELAAIIYETNVLGFKGPRKMTVIIPGMDDDNERVPIRPRTDNDNILMRYQNRQMDNLIELHNKTPVWNDDTASYVLNFSGRVTQASVKNFQIVHSKDNSYIVMQFGRVADDMFTLDYNYPMCAVQAFAIALSSFDGKLACE, from the exons ATGTCTTCAGAGAAG AAGACAAAAAAGAAGAAGCCGGAGGCAGATTCTGGAAAGGCCAATGGAGCTGAAGCCAAACCCAAAAAGAGTAAAGCTAAAAAGAGTGAAGAGTTGTCAGTGGAAGAGGACCGTACACCCTCAAAGA ctgaGAGCAAAGcagtaaagaaaaagaaaaacgagAAGGACAAAGAAGAGGCAACAGAGAAGAACATAAAAAAGAAGCTCAAGAGTACTCCTAAGAAAAAGAAAG ATTCCGATGATGAAGATGACGAGGACGACGAAGAGGAGACCTCACAGaagaaaactaaaaagaaaaccaCCAAAGAGAGCTCCCCTGCTGGCACCAAAGAAAAGAAATCAAAGGCCAAAG AGAGTAAAGGTGAATCAGAAAGCAAAGGAAAGACAGCCAAGTCTAAAAAGGAGCCAGCGTCCATGTTTCAGATAAATGGAGATAAACCAGATTTTATCGCAAAAAAGAAAG CATCTGCTCCAGTCACCAAGTCTGACAGTGACGAGAGTGAGCCAGAGACTAAACCCAGCAAGAGCAAAAAGAAATCCACCGCCAACTCCACCTCCATGTTTCAGGCTGGAGGagacaaagacaagaaaaaagacaaGAGTAATAAGGACAAAGAGAAGAACAACAAGAAAAAGA AGGCTGCTAAATCTGAAGAAAGTGATGATGAGGAGACAGAAGTGCCCAGAAAGAAGAAAGGCAAAGGCAGGAAAAGTAAAAAG GAGGAGGAGAGACCTCCTTCACCAGAGATTGAGTTTGATGACCTGGAGGAGTTTGTTCTTCAGCCTGCACCTCAGGGAACCACCGTCAAGTGTAAAGTGACGCGAGACAAGCGTGGCATGGACAGAGGCTTCTACCCCACCTATTACCTCCATTTAGACAATGACAAGAAG GTTTTCTTATTGGCTGgtcgaaaaagaaaaaagagtgcAACATCAAATTATCTGATATCCATAGATGCCACTGACCTGTCACGGGGCGGAGAAAATTTTATTGGAAAGTTGAG GTCCAATCTCATGGGTACCAAGTTCACCGTGTTTGACAACGGTCTCAACCCTGACCGTGCCCTCAGGGACATGTCTAATGCCCGGCAAGAGCTAGCGGCTATCATTTAT GAGACAAATGTGTTGGGGTTTAAAGGGCCCAGAAAAATGACTGTCATCATCCCAGGGATGGATGATGACAACGAGCGAGTGCCGATACGTCCACGAACC GACAACGACAATATACTTATGCGCTACCAAAACAGGCAGATGGACAACCTGATTGAACTCCACAACAAAACTCCCGTTTGGAATGATGATACTGCTTCGTATGTCCTCAACTTCTCTGGTCGGGTCACACAAGCCTCTGTCAAGAACTTCCAGATCGTCCACAGCAAAGACA ACAGCTACATTGTGATGCAGTTTGGAAGAGTGGCAGATGACATGTTCACTCTGGACTATAACTATCCCATGTGTGCAGTGCAAGCCTTTGCTATCGCTCTGTCCAGCTTTGATGGCAAACTGGCCTGCGAATGA
- the tulp1a gene encoding tubby-related protein 1 isoform X2 → MSSEKKTKKKKPEADSGKANGAEAKPKKSKAKKSEELSVEEDRTPSKTESKAVKKKKNEKDKEEATEKNIKKKLKSTPKKKKDSDDEDDEDDEEETSQKKTKKKTTKESSPAGTKEKKSKAKESKGESESKGKTAKSKKEPASMFQINGDKPDFIAKKKVTKSDSDESEPETKPSKSKKKSTANSTSMFQAGGDKDKKKDKSNKDKEKNNKKKKAAKSEESDDEETEVPRKKKGKGRKSKKEEERPPSPEIEFDDLEEFVLQPAPQGTTVKCKVTRDKRGMDRGFYPTYYLHLDNDKKVFLLAGRKRKKSATSNYLISIDATDLSRGGENFIGKLRSNLMGTKFTVFDNGLNPDRALRDMSNARQELAAIIYETNVLGFKGPRKMTVIIPGMDDDNERVPIRPRTDNDNILMRYQNRQMDNLIELHNKTPVWNDDTASYVLNFSGRVTQASVKNFQIVHSKDNSYIVMQFGRVADDMFTLDYNYPMCAVQAFAIALSSFDGKLACE, encoded by the exons ATGTCTTCAGAGAAG AAGACAAAAAAGAAGAAGCCGGAGGCAGATTCTGGAAAGGCCAATGGAGCTGAAGCCAAACCCAAAAAGAGTAAAGCTAAAAAGAGTGAAGAGTTGTCAGTGGAAGAGGACCGTACACCCTCAAAGA ctgaGAGCAAAGcagtaaagaaaaagaaaaacgagAAGGACAAAGAAGAGGCAACAGAGAAGAACATAAAAAAGAAGCTCAAGAGTACTCCTAAGAAAAAGAAAG ATTCCGATGATGAAGATGACGAGGACGACGAAGAGGAGACCTCACAGaagaaaactaaaaagaaaaccaCCAAAGAGAGCTCCCCTGCTGGCACCAAAGAAAAGAAATCAAAGGCCAAAG AGAGTAAAGGTGAATCAGAAAGCAAAGGAAAGACAGCCAAGTCTAAAAAGGAGCCAGCGTCCATGTTTCAGATAAATGGAGATAAACCAGATTTTATCGCAAAAAAGAAAG TCACCAAGTCTGACAGTGACGAGAGTGAGCCAGAGACTAAACCCAGCAAGAGCAAAAAGAAATCCACCGCCAACTCCACCTCCATGTTTCAGGCTGGAGGagacaaagacaagaaaaaagacaaGAGTAATAAGGACAAAGAGAAGAACAACAAGAAAAAGA AGGCTGCTAAATCTGAAGAAAGTGATGATGAGGAGACAGAAGTGCCCAGAAAGAAGAAAGGCAAAGGCAGGAAAAGTAAAAAG GAGGAGGAGAGACCTCCTTCACCAGAGATTGAGTTTGATGACCTGGAGGAGTTTGTTCTTCAGCCTGCACCTCAGGGAACCACCGTCAAGTGTAAAGTGACGCGAGACAAGCGTGGCATGGACAGAGGCTTCTACCCCACCTATTACCTCCATTTAGACAATGACAAGAAG GTTTTCTTATTGGCTGgtcgaaaaagaaaaaagagtgcAACATCAAATTATCTGATATCCATAGATGCCACTGACCTGTCACGGGGCGGAGAAAATTTTATTGGAAAGTTGAG GTCCAATCTCATGGGTACCAAGTTCACCGTGTTTGACAACGGTCTCAACCCTGACCGTGCCCTCAGGGACATGTCTAATGCCCGGCAAGAGCTAGCGGCTATCATTTAT GAGACAAATGTGTTGGGGTTTAAAGGGCCCAGAAAAATGACTGTCATCATCCCAGGGATGGATGATGACAACGAGCGAGTGCCGATACGTCCACGAACC GACAACGACAATATACTTATGCGCTACCAAAACAGGCAGATGGACAACCTGATTGAACTCCACAACAAAACTCCCGTTTGGAATGATGATACTGCTTCGTATGTCCTCAACTTCTCTGGTCGGGTCACACAAGCCTCTGTCAAGAACTTCCAGATCGTCCACAGCAAAGACA ACAGCTACATTGTGATGCAGTTTGGAAGAGTGGCAGATGACATGTTCACTCTGGACTATAACTATCCCATGTGTGCAGTGCAAGCCTTTGCTATCGCTCTGTCCAGCTTTGATGGCAAACTGGCCTGCGAATGA